In the genome of Meles meles chromosome 2, mMelMel3.1 paternal haplotype, whole genome shotgun sequence, one region contains:
- the ALPK1 gene encoding alpha-protein kinase 1 isoform X2, giving the protein MWYEAAELIWTSIIGYLTLPQPDRKGISTSLGILADIFVSMSKNDYEKFKNNPQINLGLLKEFDHHLLSAAEACKLATAFSPYTPLFVLSAVNIRGTCLLSYSSSNDCPPEMKNSYLYEAKEAFEIGLLTKRYDEPATGKQELHSFLKAAFGLTTVHQRLYGETEVVRVASQLCNEAMGKLYSFSTSSGSQEREALSQQILSIITQVKDHLQIQGFSNLDDKSYVPESFKNGLDKPILHGHVDFQKILGAYSQHHTSVCEVFESSCGNNKNQQKDAVCITTLKTETKNIDTVSTTEDKSHLKKHMVISSSQMAKNSQETLRRIRGKHWTHSDAFRVSLDQDVEAEVESPDHSHGEGAILDKSLSDSHCSNCWSKLSGASSSTSWEEVNYIDDRPTRKEPCKEEHLVDTQCSTALSEELEINEESRAVHPLSSELHGLSLQVSKDDSLESSQSQQHKHVPLTTFCPHNTTGIFLASGAGLLEGAPEGVQKVRNMGSRNSSAHCSPSVCSASLSSSDSVPPKNIATYPLVRGESFELTELPEINCDDEDRHGEEIKRGKGLAFKDSSSWIDPEGETEEKEEDTPLHSHTALEVSLGKSSVMACSSSTLHWPVQNPDSEKSSGSVKEQDIDPDASTVDEEGQVLDSTDIHPTSGRGSSSLCALRQPRDQGAETPGPAVSSNIAFPDFSKDCTTTEEGNKPGNTLNCSQNSSSSSPWWLKSPAFSSGSSERETPWSFLNSSGSSFVSLPGMIRQEILEARTLHPDDFEKLLAGVTHEWLLQRLENTGVFKPNQLHQAHNALLLKYSKKSELWTAQETVVYLGDYLNVKKKGRQRNAFWVHHLHQEETLGRYVGKEYKEQKGLWHHFTDVERQMTAQHYVTEFNKRLYEQKIPTQIFYIPSTILLILEGKTIKGCISVEPYILGEFVKLSNNAKVVKTEYKATEYGLAYGHFSYEFSNHRDVVVDLQGWVTGNGKGLIYLTDPQIHSVDQNDVTTNFGKKGIFYFFNHQHVKCNEICHRLSLTRPSFEKPNNS; this is encoded by the exons GGTTTGCTGAAGGAGTTTGACCACCATTTGCTCTCGGCTGCAGAAGCCTGCAAACTGGCTACTGCCTTCAGTCCCTACACGCCCCTCTTTGTGCTCTCAGCAGTG AACATTCGTGGCACATGCTTATTGTCCTATAGTAGTTCTAATGACTGTCctccagaaatgaaaaattcatatcTGTATGAAGCCAAAGAGGCCTTCGAAATTGGCCTCCTCACCAAGAGATATGACGAACCAGCCACTGGAAAACAAGAGCTTCATAGTTTTCTCAAAGCTGCTTTCGGTCTGACCACAGTGCACCAAAGACTCTACGGGGAGACCGAGGTGGTCCGTGTAGCCAGTCAGCTCTGTAATGAAGCTATGGGAAAGCTGTACAGTTTCAGTACTTCCTCTGGAAGTCAGGAGAGAGAAGCTCTCTCTCAGCAGATCTTGTCTATTATCACCCAGGTGAAGGATCATTTACAAATTCAAGGCTTCTCAAATTTAGATGACAAGTCTTATGTTCCAGAGAGTTTCAAGAATGGGTTGGATAAACCCATCTTGCATGGGCATGTGGATTTCCAAAAAATCCTTGGAGCCTATTCACAGCACCACACCTCAGTGTGTGAAGTATTTGAAAGCTCTTGtggaaacaacaaaaatcaacagAAAGATGCAGTCTGTATCACTACTCTAAAAACGGAGACGAAAAACATAGATACTGTGAGTACTACCGAAGacaaatcacatttaaaaaaacacatggtAATATCGTCCTCTCAAATGGCTAAGAATAGTCAGGAGACACTCAGGAGGATAAGAGGGAAACACTGGACCCATTCTGATGCATTTCGAGTCTCCTTGGATCAAGATGTAGAGGCTGAGGTTGAGTCACCAGACCACAGCCACGGTGAAGGAGCTATTTTGGACAAGTCTCTGAGTGACAGCCATTGCTCTAATTGTTGGAGCAAGTTATCAGGGGCTAGCTCTTCTACAAGCTGGGAGGAAGTGAATTATATAGATGATAGGCCAACCAGAAAAGAGCCTTGCAAAGAAGAACATCTTGTGGATACTCAGTGTTCCACGGCCCTGTCTGAAGAGCTAGAGATCAATGAGGAAAGCAGAGCTGTACATCCACTGTCTTCAGAacttcatggtctctctctccaaGTGTCCAAGGATGACAGTTTAGAGTCTTCTCAAAGTCAGCAACACAAACACGTGCCCTTGACAACCTTCTGTCCTCATAACACAACAGGCATATTCTTGGCCTCTGGGGCAGGGCTGTTAGAAGGAGCTCCAGAAGGTGTGCAGAAAGTCAGAAACATGGGATCCAGAAACTCTTCTGCTCATTGCAGTCCCTCTGTTTGTTCTGCTTCTTTGTCCTCTTCTGATTCTGTTCCACCCAAGAACATCGCCACATACCCTTTGGTCCGAGGAGAAAGCTTTGAACTAACTGAACTTCCAGAAATCAACTGTGATGATGAAGATAGGCATggggaagaaatcaaaagaggCAAAGGCCTTGCATTTAAAGATAGCTCCTCCTGGATTGacccagaaggagaaacagaggaaaaagaagaggataCGCCCTTACACTCTCACACAGCCTTGGAGGTGTCTCTGGGCAAAAGTTCGGTGATGGCATGTAGCTCTTCCACTCTTCACTGGCCTGTGCAAAATCCTGACTCAGAAAAGAGCAGCGGCTCAGTCAAAGAGCAGGACATTGACCCTGATGCCTCCACAGTGGATGAGGAGGGCCAGGTGCTGGACAGCACAGACATTCACCCCACCAGTGGGCGTGGTTCTTCTAGCCTATGTGCTCTGAGGCAGCCTCGTGATCAGGGGGCTGAGACCCCCGGTCCAGCTGTGAGCAGTAACATCGCCTTCCCTGATTTTAGCAAGGACTGCACTACCACAGAGGAAGGGAACAAACCAGGAAACACACTAAACTGCAGCCAGAACTCCAGCTCATCCTCGCCATGGTGGTTGAAATCACCTGCATTTTCCAGCGGTTCTTCTGAGAGGGAAACCCCATGGTCCTTTCTGAATTCCAGTGgaagttcttttgtttctttgccagGAATGATAAGGCAAGAGATCCTAGAGGCTCGAACCCTGCACCCTGATGACTTTGAAAAACTCTTGGCAGGGGTGACGCATGAGTGGCTGCTACAGAGACTGGAGAATACAGGAGTTTTTAAGCCCAATCAACTCCACCAAGCTCACA aTGCTCTTTTACTAAAATACTCTAAAAAATCAGAACTATGGACAGCCCAAGAAACTGTTGTATATTTGGGGGACTACCTGAATGTgaagaagaagggcagacaaaGAAATGCTTTTTGGGTTCATCATCTTCATCAGGAAGAAACTCTGGGGag ATATGTTGGGAAAGAATACAAGGAGCAGAAGGGGCTGTGGCACCATTTCACTGACGTGGAACGGCAAATGACCGCACAGCACTACGTGACAGAATTTAACAAGAGACTTTACGAACAAAAGATTCCAACACAGATATTCTATATCCCATCAACAATATTACTG attttGGAAGGCAAGACAATAAAGGGATGTATTAGTGTGGAACCTTACATCCTGGGAGAATTTGTGAAGTTATCAAATAACGCAAAAGTGGTTAAAACAGAATACAAAGCCACAGAATATGGATTGGCTTATGGCCATTTTTCCTATGAGTTTTCTAATCATAGAGATGTTGTAGTCGATTTACAAG GTTGGGTGACTGGTAATGGAAAAGGGCTCATCTATCTGACAGACCCCCAGATTCACTCTGTTGATCAGAATGATGTCACTACCaattttggaaagaaaggaattttttacttttttaatcacCAGCATGTGAAATGTAATGAAATATGCCATCGTCTTTCTCTGACAAGACCTTCATTTGAGAAACCAAATAATTCATAG